A section of the Oryza sativa Japonica Group chromosome 1, ASM3414082v1 genome encodes:
- the LOC4327801 gene encoding uncharacterized protein isoform X1, producing MSRLRRAALAAALAGTAAVAAKLSGISVRVSHPPQDGAATTTRGHLGLVRAHPGLRDLNAALAGSSSGRDALFLDAAHALAAGALRAPTFTGRYLREYAKKLAAAESTVVYRVEMGLALVHARDGRFDQALADVARLVADRPGDPHLRITSAALRLLHGRMGTPAEWLNGLPEDAGWRVAFEVVFAMPGSSPLYTQGAADRVVMLLAAKLAEAVLVKNFEQGEWSVADKLAISLLLTALRLFVSKYSRFPYFTRPKSTPPPPSSGGREIKPVNLQPVFLVECSQAMLASLLRARPLCGERLREARATAERALADAEAEGDDLAAVDVNLLLAFLAARDGDFDDALRRYKAAVQKDPSDSQPYELAAALCAINGDAAESEAWRRDGKQHGRATVAVAVAELELPALLDELVVAAALGSGILTTLDLERGGRRRLVLVAAWREVDARLAAAVLDDDLTLPERVQLRLLRRLLRGETQLLLDTASHGLMKNSTQLGTRWTS from the exons ATGTCCagactccgccgcgccgccctcgccgcggcaCTGGCCGggacggcggccgtggcggcgaaGCTGTCGGGGATTTCCGTCCGCGTCTCCCATCCGCCGCAagacggcgccgccaccaccacccgcgGACACCTGGGCCTCGTCCGCGCGCACCCTGGGCTGCGGGACCTCAACGCGGCCCtcgccggcagcagcagcggcagggaCGCCTTGTTCCTCGACGCGGCccacgcgctcgccgccggtgcACTCCGCGCTCCGACCTTCACCGGCAGGTACCTCCGTGAGTATGCCAAGAAACTAGCGGCCGCGGAGTCCACGGTCGTCTACCGGGTCGAGATGGGCCTGGCACTCGTACACGCTCGGGACGGCCGATTCGACCAAGCGCTCGCCGATGTCGCCCGGCTGGTCGCGGACAGACCAGGCGACCCCCACCTGCGGATCACCTCCGCCGCGCTGCGCCTCCTGCACGGCCGGATGGGGACCCCGGCCGAGTGGCTCAACGGCCTCCCAGAGGACGCCGGATGGAGGGTGGCGTTCGAGGTCGTATTCGCCATGCCCGGGTCCTCGCCGCTGTACACCCAAGGTGCCGCCGACAGGGTAGTCATGTTGCTAGCGGCCAAGCTCGCCGAGGCCGTGCTCGTCAAGAATTTCGAGCAAGGTGAGTGGTCCGTCGCGGACAAGCTGGCCATTTCGTTGCTGCTCACCGCACTACGCCTCTTCGTGTCCAAGTACAGCCGTTTTCCGTACTTCACGAGGCCGaagtcgacgccgccgccgccttcctccggtGGCCGCGAAATCAAGCCCGTCAACCTGCAGCCGGTGTTCCTCGTGGAATGCTCCCAAGCGATGCTCGCGTCGCTGCTCCGAGCGCGGCCGCTCTGCGGCGAGCGACTCCGAGaggcgcgcgccaccgccgagcgcgccctcgccgacgccgaggcggaGGGCGACGACCTCGCGGCGGTCGACGtcaacctcctcctcgccttcctcgccgccagGGACGGGGACTTCGACGACGCGCTGCGGCGGTACAAGGCGGCCGTGCAGAAAGACCCGTCGGACTCCCAGCCGTACGAGCTCGCCGCGGCGCTCTGCGCCATCAACGGCGACGCCGCGGAGTCAGAGGCGTGGCGGCGAGACGGCAAGCAGCACGGCCGCGCTACtgtcgctgtcgccgtcgccgagcttGAGCTGCCAGCCCTCCTCGACGAGCTGGTggtcgcggcggcgctcggctcCGGGATTCTGACGACCCTCGACCTCGAGCGTGGGGGACGACGGCGCCTCGTGTTGGTCGCCGCGTGGAGGGAGGTGGACGCAaggctcgcggcggcggtgctggacGACGACCTGACATTGCCGGAGCGCGTGCAGCTCCGCCTGCTCCGCCGTTTGCTGCGCGGCGAGACGCAGCTATTGCTGGACACTGCCAGCCATGGACTGATGAAGAACTCCACGC AATTGGGAACGCGCTGGACATCTTGA
- the LOC4327801 gene encoding uncharacterized protein isoform X2: MSRLRRAALAAALAGTAAVAAKLSGISVRVSHPPQDGAATTTRGHLGLVRAHPGLRDLNAALAGSSSGRDALFLDAAHALAAGALRAPTFTGRYLREYAKKLAAAESTVVYRVEMGLALVHARDGRFDQALADVARLVADRPGDPHLRITSAALRLLHGRMGTPAEWLNGLPEDAGWRVAFEVVFAMPGSSPLYTQGAADRVVMLLAAKLAEAVLVKNFEQGEWSVADKLAISLLLTALRLFVSKYSRFPYFTRPKSTPPPPSSGGREIKPVNLQPVFLVECSQAMLASLLRARPLCGERLREARATAERALADAEAEGDDLAAVDVNLLLAFLAARDGDFDDALRRYKAAVQKDPSDSQPYELAAALCAINGDAAESEAWRRDGKQHGRATVAVAVAELELPALLDELVVAAALGSGILTTLDLERGGRRRLVLVAAWREVDARLAAAVLDDDLTLPERVQLRLLRRLLRGETQLLLDTASHGLMKNSTRESD; encoded by the coding sequence ATGTCCagactccgccgcgccgccctcgccgcggcaCTGGCCGggacggcggccgtggcggcgaaGCTGTCGGGGATTTCCGTCCGCGTCTCCCATCCGCCGCAagacggcgccgccaccaccacccgcgGACACCTGGGCCTCGTCCGCGCGCACCCTGGGCTGCGGGACCTCAACGCGGCCCtcgccggcagcagcagcggcagggaCGCCTTGTTCCTCGACGCGGCccacgcgctcgccgccggtgcACTCCGCGCTCCGACCTTCACCGGCAGGTACCTCCGTGAGTATGCCAAGAAACTAGCGGCCGCGGAGTCCACGGTCGTCTACCGGGTCGAGATGGGCCTGGCACTCGTACACGCTCGGGACGGCCGATTCGACCAAGCGCTCGCCGATGTCGCCCGGCTGGTCGCGGACAGACCAGGCGACCCCCACCTGCGGATCACCTCCGCCGCGCTGCGCCTCCTGCACGGCCGGATGGGGACCCCGGCCGAGTGGCTCAACGGCCTCCCAGAGGACGCCGGATGGAGGGTGGCGTTCGAGGTCGTATTCGCCATGCCCGGGTCCTCGCCGCTGTACACCCAAGGTGCCGCCGACAGGGTAGTCATGTTGCTAGCGGCCAAGCTCGCCGAGGCCGTGCTCGTCAAGAATTTCGAGCAAGGTGAGTGGTCCGTCGCGGACAAGCTGGCCATTTCGTTGCTGCTCACCGCACTACGCCTCTTCGTGTCCAAGTACAGCCGTTTTCCGTACTTCACGAGGCCGaagtcgacgccgccgccgccttcctccggtGGCCGCGAAATCAAGCCCGTCAACCTGCAGCCGGTGTTCCTCGTGGAATGCTCCCAAGCGATGCTCGCGTCGCTGCTCCGAGCGCGGCCGCTCTGCGGCGAGCGACTCCGAGaggcgcgcgccaccgccgagcgcgccctcgccgacgccgaggcggaGGGCGACGACCTCGCGGCGGTCGACGtcaacctcctcctcgccttcctcgccgccagGGACGGGGACTTCGACGACGCGCTGCGGCGGTACAAGGCGGCCGTGCAGAAAGACCCGTCGGACTCCCAGCCGTACGAGCTCGCCGCGGCGCTCTGCGCCATCAACGGCGACGCCGCGGAGTCAGAGGCGTGGCGGCGAGACGGCAAGCAGCACGGCCGCGCTACtgtcgctgtcgccgtcgccgagcttGAGCTGCCAGCCCTCCTCGACGAGCTGGTggtcgcggcggcgctcggctcCGGGATTCTGACGACCCTCGACCTCGAGCGTGGGGGACGACGGCGCCTCGTGTTGGTCGCCGCGTGGAGGGAGGTGGACGCAaggctcgcggcggcggtgctggacGACGACCTGACATTGCCGGAGCGCGTGCAGCTCCGCCTGCTCCGCCGTTTGCTGCGCGGCGAGACGCAGCTATTGCTGGACACTGCCAGCCATGGACTGATGAAGAACTCCACGCGTGAGAGTGACTGA
- the LOC4327802 gene encoding pre-mRNA-processing protein 40A isoform X1, which produces MASNMQPSGPPQQSRPPMMGSSVPPQNLGPPMPMQFRPVIHQQQPPQFMQPGQQFRPVGQAMPGANIGMPGQMPHFQQPTQHLPHSGQVPPASQAVPMAYQPARPMSSGPLQPPATFSGGHMPTMGGPIPPPSYTATLQYQPSSVPPPIVQSWGTAPGQNVPLVQPGHQPMSSSATMPSINSSETSSSDWQEHTSADGKKYYYNKKTRQSSWEKPAELMTPLERADASTEWKEFTTQEGRKYYYNKVTKQSKWTIPDELKIARELAEKASNPRPDQETETTAGAPSGPTSNSVEPSSVPANQSSTTIMGAPSTLDAAANSVPPGAGPSHNMENTSSSSNTAMQNGGPSTVVTPVISTEIPSVASDAGISRANNEYPSLASTADTQNGASAEELEEAKKTMAVPGKINVTPVEDKTSEEEPVTYANKLEAKNAFKALLESSNVESDWTWDQAMRVIINDKRYGALKTLGERKQAFNEYLNQRKKLEAEERRIKQRKARDDFLAMLEESKELTSSTRWSKAITMFEDDERFSAVERPREREDLFESYLMELQKKERARAAEEHKRHIAEYRAFLESCEFIKTSTQWRKVQERLEDDERCSRLEKIDRLEIFQEYIRDLEKEEEEHKRIHKEQVRRQERKNRDEFRKMLEEHVAEGMLTAKTRWRDYCAQVKDSSVYLAVASNISGSMPKDLFEDVMEELEKQYQDDKARIKEAVKSGKIPMTTSWTLEDFETAVTEDDTLKGITNINMKLIFDDQVERLREKEVKEAKKRQRLGENFSDLLYSIKEISASSTWDDSKALFEDSQEYKALDSETYSRELFEECVVHLKERLKEKERLREEEKARKEKEREEKERRKEKEKKEKERKEKERDKEKEREKDKGKDRSRKDEMDIDAVDADSHGSKDKKREKDKEKKHKRHHHDTADDVSSERDEKDDSKKSRRHSSDRKKSRKHTHASDSDSENRHKRHKKDRDSSRRNGTRDDLEDGELGEDGEIH; this is translated from the exons ATGGCAAGTAATATGCAACCTTCTGGGCCACCGCAG CAATCTAGGCCCCCTATGATGGGCTCTAGTGTCCCACCACAAAATCTGGGACCTCCGATGCCTATGCAG TTTAGGCCGGTGATTCATCAGCAACAACCTCCTCAGTTCATGCAACCGGGGCAGCAGTTTCGACCTGTTGGTCAGGCCATGCCAGGAGCTAATATTGGCATGCCAGGTCAGATGCCACATTTTCAGCAACCTACACAGCACTTGCCTCACTCTGGTCAAGTTCCACCTGCATCACAAGCAGTTCCTATGGCTTATCAGCCAGCTAGACCTATGTCATCTGGGCCTCTGCAGCCGCCAGCGACATTCTCTGGAGGCCATATGCCCACCATGGGAGGCCCTATACCGCCTCCATCCTATACG GCTACACTGCAGTATCAACCATCATCTGTTCCTCCTCCCATAGTGCAATCTTGGGGTACAGCTCCAGGTCAGAATGTACCTCTTGTGCAGCCTGGGCATCAGCCGATGTCATCTTCCGCTACAATGCCTTCA ATCAATTCCAGCGAAACTAGCTCTTCAGACTGGCAAGAGCACACTTCAGCTGATGGGAAAAA GTACTACTATAATAAGAAGACAAGGCAATCAAGTTGGGAGAAACCTGCTGAGTTGATGACACCGTTGGAG AGAGCTGATGCCTCTACTGAATGGAAAGAATTTACTACACAAGAGGGTCGAAA GTACTATTACAATAAGGTGACAAAGCAATCCAAATGGACGATTCCAGATGAGTTAAAG ATTGCGCGTGAATTAGCAGAGAAGGCGTCAAATCCACGCCCTGATCAAGAAACGGAAACAACTGCTGGTGCTCCTTCTGGACCCACTTCAAACTCTGTGGAACCTTCTTCTGTACCTGCTAACCAGTCCTCCACAACGATTATGGGTGCTCCAAGTACACTTGATGCAGCAGCGAACTCTGTTCCTCCTGGTGCTGGCCCTTCGCACAATATGGAGAACACCTCCAGTTCATCTAATACTGCCATGCAAAATGGTGGTCCAAGTACCGTTGTTACTCCTGTTATAAGCACAGAAATTCCATCAGTTGCAAGTGATGCAGGGATTAGCAG AGCCAATAACGAATACCCATCTCTAGCTAGCACTGCTGACACTCAAAATGGAGCATCTGCTGAAGAATTGGAG GAGGCCAAAAAGACCATGGCAGTTCCAGGGAAGATCAATGTTACTCCAGTAGAAGACAAAACTAGTGAAGAAGAACCTGTGACCTATGCTAATAAGTTG GAAGCTAAAAATGCGTTCAAAGCTCTGCTTGAATCATCAAATGTTGAGTCTGATTGGACATGGGATCAG GCTATGAGGGTCATCATAAATGACAAAAGGTATGGTGCCCTCAAAACTCTTGGGGAGAGGAAGCAAGCTTTTAATGAG TATCTAAACCAGAGGAAAAAGCTTGAAGCAGAAGAAAGACGTATCAAACAGCGGAAGGCACGTGATGATTTTTTAGCTATGCTAGAA GAATCTAAGGAGCTTACTTCATCAACAAGATGGAG TAAAGCAATAACTATGTTTGAGGATGATGAACGGTTTAGTGCTGTTGAGCGTCCAAGGGAGCGTGAAGACTTATTTGAGAGCTATCTTATGGAACTACAGAAGAAG GAAAGAGCCAGGGCTGCTGAAGAGCACAAAAGGCACATAGCAGAATATAGAGCTTTTCTCGAGTCATGTGAATTCATAAAG ACAAGTACCCAGTGGAGAAAAGTTCAAGAACGTCTTGAGGATGATGAACGCTGTTCCCGACTTGAAAAGATCGATCGACTGGAGATTTTCCAA GAGTATATAAGGGATCtggagaaagaagaggaagagcacAAGCGGATACATAAG GAACAAGTAAGGAGGCAAGAGCGCAAAAATCGTGATGAATTTCGCAAGATGTTGGAAGAACATGTAGCTGAAGGAATGCTTACTGCAAAAACTCGTTGGCGTGATTACTGTGCCCAG GTTAAAGATTCCTCTGTGTACTTGGCTGTGGCCTCGAACATAAGTGGTTCAATGCCAAAAGATCTGTTTGAAGATGTAATGGAGGAGCTTGAGAAACAG TATCAAGATGACAAAGCCCGAATTAAAGAAGCAGTGAAGTCTGGAAAG ATTCCTATGACGACTTCATGGACACTAGAGGATTTCGAAACTGCTGTTACGGAGGATGATACTTTGAAAGGAATAACAAACATAAACATGAAG CTTATTTTTGATGATCAAGTTGAAAGGCTCAGGGAAAAGGAGGTAAAGGAAGCAAAGAAGCGCCAGCGTCTGGGTGAAAATTTCTCAGATCTTTTGTACTCAATCAAG GAAATATCAGCTTCTTCAACATGGGATGATTCTAAAGCACTATTCGAAGATAGCCAAGAGTACAA GGCATTGGACAGCGAAACATACTCTAGAGAGCTTTTCGAAGAGTGCGTTGTCCACTTGAAAGAAAGGTTAAAAGAGAAAGAGCGCTTgagggaggaagaaaag gcaagaaaagagaaggaacgTGAAGAGAAAGAACggaggaaagagaaagaaaagaaggagaaagaacgcaaagaaaaagaaagagacaaggagaaagaaagagaaaaggacaAAGGAAAGGATCGGTCGAGGAAAGATGAGATGGATATTGATGCTGTTGATGCAGATAGCCATGGCTCAAAAgacaagaaaagagaaaaggacaAGGAAAAGAAGCATAAGAGACACCACCATGACACTGCAGATGATGTGAGCTCTGAAAGGGATGAGAAGGATGACTCTAAAAAGTCTCGTAGACATAGCAGTGATCGCAAGAAATCAAGGAAG CATACCCATGCTTCGGACTCTGATAGTGAAAATCGGCACAAAAGACACAAAAAGGATCGAGATAGCTCCCGCAGAAATGGCACACGTGATGACCTTGAAGATGGTGAACTTGGAGAAGATGGGGAGATTCATTAG
- the LOC4327802 gene encoding pre-mRNA-processing protein 40A isoform X2 produces MASNMQPSGPPQQSRPPMMGSSVPPQNLGPPMPMQFRPVIHQQQPPQFMQPGQQFRPVGQAMPGANIGMPGQMPHFQQPTQHLPHSGQVPPASQAVPMAYQPARPMSSGPLQPPATFSGGHMPTMGGPIPPPSYTYQPSSVPPPIVQSWGTAPGQNVPLVQPGHQPMSSSATMPSINSSETSSSDWQEHTSADGKKYYYNKKTRQSSWEKPAELMTPLERADASTEWKEFTTQEGRKYYYNKVTKQSKWTIPDELKIARELAEKASNPRPDQETETTAGAPSGPTSNSVEPSSVPANQSSTTIMGAPSTLDAAANSVPPGAGPSHNMENTSSSSNTAMQNGGPSTVVTPVISTEIPSVASDAGISRANNEYPSLASTADTQNGASAEELEEAKKTMAVPGKINVTPVEDKTSEEEPVTYANKLEAKNAFKALLESSNVESDWTWDQAMRVIINDKRYGALKTLGERKQAFNEYLNQRKKLEAEERRIKQRKARDDFLAMLEESKELTSSTRWSKAITMFEDDERFSAVERPREREDLFESYLMELQKKERARAAEEHKRHIAEYRAFLESCEFIKTSTQWRKVQERLEDDERCSRLEKIDRLEIFQEYIRDLEKEEEEHKRIHKEQVRRQERKNRDEFRKMLEEHVAEGMLTAKTRWRDYCAQVKDSSVYLAVASNISGSMPKDLFEDVMEELEKQYQDDKARIKEAVKSGKIPMTTSWTLEDFETAVTEDDTLKGITNINMKLIFDDQVERLREKEVKEAKKRQRLGENFSDLLYSIKEISASSTWDDSKALFEDSQEYKALDSETYSRELFEECVVHLKERLKEKERLREEEKARKEKEREEKERRKEKEKKEKERKEKERDKEKEREKDKGKDRSRKDEMDIDAVDADSHGSKDKKREKDKEKKHKRHHHDTADDVSSERDEKDDSKKSRRHSSDRKKSRKHTHASDSDSENRHKRHKKDRDSSRRNGTRDDLEDGELGEDGEIH; encoded by the exons ATGGCAAGTAATATGCAACCTTCTGGGCCACCGCAG CAATCTAGGCCCCCTATGATGGGCTCTAGTGTCCCACCACAAAATCTGGGACCTCCGATGCCTATGCAG TTTAGGCCGGTGATTCATCAGCAACAACCTCCTCAGTTCATGCAACCGGGGCAGCAGTTTCGACCTGTTGGTCAGGCCATGCCAGGAGCTAATATTGGCATGCCAGGTCAGATGCCACATTTTCAGCAACCTACACAGCACTTGCCTCACTCTGGTCAAGTTCCACCTGCATCACAAGCAGTTCCTATGGCTTATCAGCCAGCTAGACCTATGTCATCTGGGCCTCTGCAGCCGCCAGCGACATTCTCTGGAGGCCATATGCCCACCATGGGAGGCCCTATACCGCCTCCATCCTATACG TATCAACCATCATCTGTTCCTCCTCCCATAGTGCAATCTTGGGGTACAGCTCCAGGTCAGAATGTACCTCTTGTGCAGCCTGGGCATCAGCCGATGTCATCTTCCGCTACAATGCCTTCA ATCAATTCCAGCGAAACTAGCTCTTCAGACTGGCAAGAGCACACTTCAGCTGATGGGAAAAA GTACTACTATAATAAGAAGACAAGGCAATCAAGTTGGGAGAAACCTGCTGAGTTGATGACACCGTTGGAG AGAGCTGATGCCTCTACTGAATGGAAAGAATTTACTACACAAGAGGGTCGAAA GTACTATTACAATAAGGTGACAAAGCAATCCAAATGGACGATTCCAGATGAGTTAAAG ATTGCGCGTGAATTAGCAGAGAAGGCGTCAAATCCACGCCCTGATCAAGAAACGGAAACAACTGCTGGTGCTCCTTCTGGACCCACTTCAAACTCTGTGGAACCTTCTTCTGTACCTGCTAACCAGTCCTCCACAACGATTATGGGTGCTCCAAGTACACTTGATGCAGCAGCGAACTCTGTTCCTCCTGGTGCTGGCCCTTCGCACAATATGGAGAACACCTCCAGTTCATCTAATACTGCCATGCAAAATGGTGGTCCAAGTACCGTTGTTACTCCTGTTATAAGCACAGAAATTCCATCAGTTGCAAGTGATGCAGGGATTAGCAG AGCCAATAACGAATACCCATCTCTAGCTAGCACTGCTGACACTCAAAATGGAGCATCTGCTGAAGAATTGGAG GAGGCCAAAAAGACCATGGCAGTTCCAGGGAAGATCAATGTTACTCCAGTAGAAGACAAAACTAGTGAAGAAGAACCTGTGACCTATGCTAATAAGTTG GAAGCTAAAAATGCGTTCAAAGCTCTGCTTGAATCATCAAATGTTGAGTCTGATTGGACATGGGATCAG GCTATGAGGGTCATCATAAATGACAAAAGGTATGGTGCCCTCAAAACTCTTGGGGAGAGGAAGCAAGCTTTTAATGAG TATCTAAACCAGAGGAAAAAGCTTGAAGCAGAAGAAAGACGTATCAAACAGCGGAAGGCACGTGATGATTTTTTAGCTATGCTAGAA GAATCTAAGGAGCTTACTTCATCAACAAGATGGAG TAAAGCAATAACTATGTTTGAGGATGATGAACGGTTTAGTGCTGTTGAGCGTCCAAGGGAGCGTGAAGACTTATTTGAGAGCTATCTTATGGAACTACAGAAGAAG GAAAGAGCCAGGGCTGCTGAAGAGCACAAAAGGCACATAGCAGAATATAGAGCTTTTCTCGAGTCATGTGAATTCATAAAG ACAAGTACCCAGTGGAGAAAAGTTCAAGAACGTCTTGAGGATGATGAACGCTGTTCCCGACTTGAAAAGATCGATCGACTGGAGATTTTCCAA GAGTATATAAGGGATCtggagaaagaagaggaagagcacAAGCGGATACATAAG GAACAAGTAAGGAGGCAAGAGCGCAAAAATCGTGATGAATTTCGCAAGATGTTGGAAGAACATGTAGCTGAAGGAATGCTTACTGCAAAAACTCGTTGGCGTGATTACTGTGCCCAG GTTAAAGATTCCTCTGTGTACTTGGCTGTGGCCTCGAACATAAGTGGTTCAATGCCAAAAGATCTGTTTGAAGATGTAATGGAGGAGCTTGAGAAACAG TATCAAGATGACAAAGCCCGAATTAAAGAAGCAGTGAAGTCTGGAAAG ATTCCTATGACGACTTCATGGACACTAGAGGATTTCGAAACTGCTGTTACGGAGGATGATACTTTGAAAGGAATAACAAACATAAACATGAAG CTTATTTTTGATGATCAAGTTGAAAGGCTCAGGGAAAAGGAGGTAAAGGAAGCAAAGAAGCGCCAGCGTCTGGGTGAAAATTTCTCAGATCTTTTGTACTCAATCAAG GAAATATCAGCTTCTTCAACATGGGATGATTCTAAAGCACTATTCGAAGATAGCCAAGAGTACAA GGCATTGGACAGCGAAACATACTCTAGAGAGCTTTTCGAAGAGTGCGTTGTCCACTTGAAAGAAAGGTTAAAAGAGAAAGAGCGCTTgagggaggaagaaaag gcaagaaaagagaaggaacgTGAAGAGAAAGAACggaggaaagagaaagaaaagaaggagaaagaacgcaaagaaaaagaaagagacaaggagaaagaaagagaaaaggacaAAGGAAAGGATCGGTCGAGGAAAGATGAGATGGATATTGATGCTGTTGATGCAGATAGCCATGGCTCAAAAgacaagaaaagagaaaaggacaAGGAAAAGAAGCATAAGAGACACCACCATGACACTGCAGATGATGTGAGCTCTGAAAGGGATGAGAAGGATGACTCTAAAAAGTCTCGTAGACATAGCAGTGATCGCAAGAAATCAAGGAAG CATACCCATGCTTCGGACTCTGATAGTGAAAATCGGCACAAAAGACACAAAAAGGATCGAGATAGCTCCCGCAGAAATGGCACACGTGATGACCTTGAAGATGGTGAACTTGGAGAAGATGGGGAGATTCATTAG